The Caballeronia sp. SL2Y3 genome includes a window with the following:
- the tatA gene encoding Sec-independent protein translocase subunit TatA, protein MGSLSIWHWLIVLLIVALVFGTKKLRNIGGDLGGAVRGFKEGMREEDNPASADKRDQLPRDTVDVEAKDKTRSGDYR, encoded by the coding sequence ATGGGTTCGTTAAGCATTTGGCATTGGTTGATCGTTCTGCTGATCGTGGCGCTCGTCTTCGGCACGAAGAAACTGCGCAATATCGGCGGTGATCTGGGCGGCGCGGTTCGCGGCTTCAAGGAAGGCATGCGTGAGGAAGACAACCCCGCGTCGGCCGATAAACGCGATCAACTGCCGCGCGACACGGTGGACGTCGAAGCGAAGGACAAGACGCGTTCGGGCGACTACCGCTAA
- the tatC gene encoding twin-arginine translocase subunit TatC, whose translation MSDPQHNKDEPVEETFISHLVELRDRIIRAGASVIVVFVGLVYWAPDIFKLLARPLMQNLPRDGKMIVTDVTGSFFVPMKVTMLVAFVIALPFVLYQIWAFVAPGLYQHEKKLVAPLVSSSYALFLCGMAFAYFIVFPTIFRVMAHYNAPLGAEMTTDIDNYLSFVLTMFLAFGVTFEVPIVVVLLARMGVVSIQKLKQIRPYVIVGAFIISAVVTPPDVFSQLILAIPLIILYEAGIVAARLVVGKDAIKSEELTVK comes from the coding sequence GTGAGCGACCCGCAACATAATAAAGACGAGCCCGTCGAAGAGACGTTTATCTCCCATCTGGTGGAACTGCGCGATCGCATCATCCGCGCGGGGGCTTCGGTCATCGTCGTTTTCGTCGGGCTGGTGTACTGGGCGCCCGACATCTTCAAACTGCTCGCGCGTCCGCTGATGCAGAACCTGCCGCGCGACGGCAAGATGATCGTGACCGACGTCACCGGCTCGTTCTTCGTGCCGATGAAAGTGACGATGCTGGTGGCCTTCGTCATCGCGCTGCCGTTCGTGCTGTATCAAATCTGGGCGTTCGTCGCGCCGGGGCTTTATCAGCATGAGAAGAAGCTCGTCGCGCCGCTGGTGTCGAGCAGCTACGCGCTGTTTCTGTGCGGCATGGCGTTCGCGTATTTCATCGTATTCCCGACCATTTTCCGCGTGATGGCGCATTACAACGCGCCGCTCGGCGCGGAGATGACGACGGATATCGACAACTACCTGAGCTTCGTGCTCACCATGTTCCTTGCGTTCGGCGTGACTTTCGAGGTGCCGATCGTCGTCGTGCTGCTCGCGCGCATGGGCGTGGTGTCGATTCAGAAGCTCAAGCAGATCCGGCCGTATGTGATCGTCGGCGCGTTCATCATCTCGGCCGTGGTGACGCCGCCGGATGTCTTTTCGCAGCTCATTCTCGCGATCCCGCTCATCATCTTGTACGAAGCGGGAATCGTGGCGGCGCGGCTGGTTGTCGGCAAAGACGCGATCAAGAGCGAGGAACTGACCGTGAAATAG
- a CDS encoding histidine triad nucleotide-binding protein: protein MSQDNCIFCKIASGQIPSTKVYEDDEFVAFNDINPAAPFHVLVIPRQHIETLSDCSESDAPLLGRMLSLVGRLAKDLGVSYTGGDTGFRTVINTGPGGGQEVYHIHAHLLAGARPWRRMG from the coding sequence ATGAGCCAAGACAACTGCATCTTCTGCAAAATTGCCTCCGGGCAGATTCCGAGCACCAAGGTCTACGAGGACGACGAATTCGTCGCGTTCAACGACATCAACCCGGCCGCGCCGTTTCACGTGCTCGTGATTCCGCGTCAGCACATCGAGACGCTTTCGGACTGTTCCGAAAGCGATGCGCCGCTGCTTGGTAGAATGTTAAGTCTCGTTGGCCGTCTCGCGAAAGATCTGGGCGTTTCCTACACGGGTGGGGATACCGGTTTCCGGACGGTCATCAATACCGGGCCAGGCGGCGGGCAGGAGGTGTATCACATTCATGCGCATCTTCTGGCTGGGGCGCGTCCGTGGCGGCGAATGGGCTGA
- the tatB gene encoding Sec-independent protein translocase protein TatB yields the protein MLDLGLTKMALIGVVALVVLGPERLPGVARTAGALFGRAQRYINDVKSEVAREMELDELKKMRTQFETAASNVESTIHDNLRRHESDLNDAWREGTSVEPSIAGGAPASSADESGASDKPWVNSTFAPAKRKNWRVKQTAVPSWYKRTTARRTRVQSGAARVARHTPASLRRPTKFF from the coding sequence ATGCTCGATCTCGGTCTGACCAAAATGGCGCTCATCGGCGTCGTCGCGCTGGTGGTGCTCGGGCCGGAGCGGTTGCCCGGCGTCGCGCGCACGGCGGGCGCGCTCTTCGGGCGCGCTCAGCGTTACATCAACGACGTGAAGTCGGAGGTGGCGCGCGAGATGGAACTCGACGAACTCAAAAAGATGCGCACGCAGTTCGAGACGGCGGCGTCGAACGTCGAATCGACGATTCACGACAATTTGCGGCGCCACGAGTCCGACCTGAACGATGCGTGGCGGGAAGGCACGTCGGTGGAGCCGAGCATCGCGGGAGGCGCTCCGGCTTCGTCTGCGGATGAAAGCGGCGCTTCCGACAAGCCTTGGGTGAACTCGACGTTCGCGCCGGCGAAGCGCAAGAACTGGCGCGTCAAGCAGACCGCGGTTCCGAGCTGGTACAAGCGCACCACCGCGCGCCGCACGCGCGTGCAGTCGGGCGCGGCCCGTGTCGCGCGTCATACGCCCGCAAGCTTGCGCCGTCCGACGAAGTTCTTCTGA
- the hisF gene encoding imidazole glycerol phosphate synthase subunit HisF, giving the protein MALAKRIIPCLDVTAGRVVKGVNFVELRDAGDPVEIARRYDDQGADELTFLDITATSDQRDLILPIIEAVASQVFIPLTVGGGVRAVEDVRRLLNAGADKISMNSSAVANPQLVRDASDKHGSQCIVVAIDAKRVSGEGEPPRWEVFTHGGRKATGIDAVEWARKMAELGAGEILLTSMDRDGTKAGFDLALTRAVSDAVPVPVIASGGVGSLKHLADGIVEGHADAVLAASIFHYGEHTVGEAKRFMADQGISVRI; this is encoded by the coding sequence ATGGCTCTCGCAAAACGCATCATCCCCTGTCTCGACGTGACCGCTGGCCGCGTGGTGAAGGGCGTCAACTTCGTCGAACTGCGCGACGCGGGCGATCCCGTCGAGATCGCGCGACGCTACGACGATCAGGGCGCCGACGAACTCACGTTCCTCGACATCACCGCGACCTCCGACCAGCGCGATCTCATCTTGCCGATCATCGAGGCGGTGGCCTCGCAGGTCTTCATTCCGCTCACCGTCGGCGGCGGCGTGCGCGCGGTCGAGGACGTCCGGCGCTTGCTGAACGCGGGCGCGGACAAGATCAGCATGAACTCGTCGGCGGTCGCCAATCCGCAACTCGTGCGCGACGCGTCGGACAAGCACGGCTCGCAGTGCATCGTCGTCGCGATCGACGCGAAGCGCGTGTCGGGCGAAGGCGAGCCGCCGCGCTGGGAAGTGTTTACGCACGGCGGCCGCAAGGCGACCGGCATCGACGCAGTCGAATGGGCGCGCAAGATGGCGGAACTCGGTGCGGGCGAGATCCTGCTGACCAGCATGGATCGCGACGGCACGAAGGCCGGCTTCGATCTCGCGCTGACGCGCGCCGTGTCGGATGCCGTGCCGGTGCCCGTGATCGCGTCGGGCGGCGTCGGGTCGCTGAAGCATCTGGCGGACGGCATCGTCGAAGGGCACGCCGACGCGGTGCTCGCCGCAAGCATCTTCCACTACGGCGAGCATACGGTCGGCGAAGCGAAGCGTTTCATGGCCGATCAAGGCATCTCGGTGAGGATCTGA
- the hisI gene encoding phosphoribosyl-AMP cyclohydrolase: MSDPTNWLDKVKWDANGLVPVIAQEASTNDVLMFAWMNREALAKTIELKRAVYFSRSRQRLWFKGEESGHVQHVHEVRLDCDEDVVLLKVEQVSGIACHTGRHSCFFQKFEGTAESGEWVAVEPVLKDPESIYK, from the coding sequence GTGAGCGACCCGACGAATTGGCTCGATAAGGTGAAGTGGGACGCGAACGGCCTCGTGCCCGTCATCGCGCAGGAAGCATCGACCAACGACGTGCTGATGTTCGCATGGATGAACCGCGAGGCGCTGGCGAAGACCATCGAACTCAAGCGCGCCGTGTATTTCTCGCGCTCGCGACAGCGCCTGTGGTTCAAGGGCGAAGAATCGGGGCACGTTCAGCACGTACACGAAGTGCGGCTCGATTGCGATGAAGACGTCGTGCTGCTCAAGGTCGAGCAGGTGTCGGGCATCGCGTGCCATACGGGCCGCCATTCCTGCTTCTTCCAGAAATTCGAGGGAACGGCCGAAAGCGGCGAGTGGGTCGCCGTCGAGCCGGTCCTGAAAGACCCAGAAAGCATCTACAAATGA
- a CDS encoding phosphoribosyl-ATP diphosphatase, with translation MTQATTLDTLLRLAAVIDSRKGGDPEQSYVSRLFHKGDDAVLKKIGEEATEVVLAAKDARHGGAPKALVGEVADLWFHCLVMLSHFDLSPADVVAELERREGLSGIEEKALRKSREREQNGG, from the coding sequence ATGACCCAAGCCACCACGCTGGATACGCTGCTTCGCCTTGCCGCCGTCATCGACAGCCGGAAGGGCGGCGATCCGGAACAATCCTACGTTTCGCGACTCTTTCACAAAGGTGACGACGCGGTCCTGAAGAAGATCGGCGAGGAAGCGACCGAAGTCGTGCTCGCCGCGAAGGACGCGCGCCACGGCGGCGCGCCGAAGGCGCTCGTCGGCGAGGTCGCCGATTTGTGGTTCCATTGTCTCGTGATGCTGTCGCACTTCGACCTGAGCCCCGCTGACGTGGTCGCCGAACTGGAGCGGCGCGAAGGCTTGTCGGGTATCGAGGAAAAGGCGCTGCGCAAGTCGCGCGAGCGCGAACAGAACGGCGGCTGA